The following are encoded in a window of Panicum virgatum strain AP13 chromosome 5N, P.virgatum_v5, whole genome shotgun sequence genomic DNA:
- the LOC120674777 gene encoding uncharacterized protein LOC120674777, with product MAPCCDDGGRDDDWSQYGLDDFPPLCSAPPPLALLGGDESYCELPLFSAPPLTGEPYFSDQLPPLPVDGATVGLDDALLLPLGDIDLEAFDNADEHKVIVPAGQRTVGQEYAGFDDVGHADQKPMAAIADSFQPRAIAFETTMSRHGEHQKSSSVAAIVLPPPPPPSMPRPRGKRSVVDHRSAPAAHGKTRLDHIGFDELRKYFYMPITRAARELNVGLTVLKKRCRELGIARWPHRKMKSLKSLILNVQEMGTGMNPAAVQQELAALETYCALMEENPAIELTERTKKLRQAFFKESYKRRRAAAVNVIDHIFSFDDHKYRHQLLPPPPPPPLPPSSAERHGHGSSFFGY from the exons ATGGCGCCGTGCtgcgacgacggcggccgcgATGACGACTGGTCCCAGTACGGCCTGGACGACTTCCCTCCGCTGtgttcagcgccgccgccgctcgccttacTGGG GGGGGACGAGAGCTACTGCGAGTTGCCGTTGTTCTCCGCACCGCCGCTGACCGGCGAGCCGTACTTCTCCGATCAGCTCCCACCCCTACCTGTGGACGGCGCAACGGTGGGCCTCGACGACGCGCTCCTGCTGCCGCTAGGGGACATTGACCTGGAGGCCTTCGACAATGCCGACGAGCACAAGGTGATCGTGCCGGCAGGTCAGCGTACCGTCGGCCAAGAATATGCAGGTTTCGACGACGTCGGCCACGCGGATCAGAAGCCCATGGCCGCCATCGCGGACTCTTTCCAACCAAGGGCCATTGCCTTCGAGACGACCATGAGTCGCCATGGGGAGCACCAAAAATCAAGCTCAGTCGCGGCAATagtgctgccaccgccgccgccgccgtcaatgCCGCGGCCGCGCGGTAAGAGGAGCGTCGTTGACCACCGATCAGCTCCGGCGGCACACGGGAAAACGAGGCTGGACCACATCGGCTTCGACGAGCTGAGGAAATACTTCTACATGCCCATCACCAGGGCGGCGCGGGAGCTGAACGTGGGGCTCACCGTCCTCAAGAAGCGCTGCCGCGAGCTCGGCATCGCCCGGTGGCCGCACCGGAAGATGAAGAGCCTCAAGTCCCTCATCCTCAACGTCCAG GAGATGGGCACCGGCATGAAcccggcggcggtgcagcagGAGCTGGCGGCGCTCGAGACGTACTGCGCGCTCATGGAGGAGAACCCGGCGATCGAGCTGACGGAGCGGACCAAGAAGCTGCGGCAGGCCTTCTTCAAAGAGAGCTACAagcggaggagggcggcggccgtgAACGTGATAGATCACATCTTCAGCTTCGACGACCACAAGTATCGTCAccagctgctgccgccgccgccgccgccgccgctgccgccaagcAGCGCTGAACGGCACGGCCATGGCAGCAGTTTCTTTGGCTACTGA
- the LOC120676257 gene encoding protein VASP homolog, translating into MGTTEAPAAATAKKLPPLFLVRARSRASRVADLGDTSDAAAWPSGPPDTPPRRSPVTVPFLWEEAPGKPKAPPQQPSDGGTGTGAPDAPAGPVVPSDVAAAADAAANTTTTTPATGAGDRDNGGDREEEARPAPLKLPPRLQRVASAKQQRDGSPSPRTVLHAPHYYGCAGGGRRPPTPRRTTASGFAATPSAGVSLFSLSKIAAPAAGTKRHKGGCDGRDHLSAAAPDAPWGSPAASSASSSSSSSLSASCFGDDPGHRRAADGREDGSSEEDECAAGSVRITRFRRNRSLPAMTTSHLWASIRKSFKQITPWS; encoded by the exons ATGGGGACGACggaggcaccggcggcggccacggccaaGAAGCTGCCGCCGCTGTTCCTCGTCCGTGCGCGGTCGCGGGCTAGCCGAGTAGCCGACCTAGGCGACACGAGCGATGCCGCCGCGTGGCCGTCGGGGCCGCCtgacacgccgccgcgccgctcgcccgtCACCGTGCCGTTCCTCTGGGAGGAGGCGCCCGGGAAGCCCAAGGCGCCGCCACAACAGCCGAGCGACGGCGGGACCGGAACCGGCGCCCCGGACGCCCCCGCAGGCCCCGTCGTCCCGTcagacgtcgccgccgcagccgacgCTGCTGCTAACACTACTACTACTACCCCtgccaccggcgccggcgatcgcgacaacggcggcgaccgggaggaggaggcgcgccccgcgccgctgaagctgccgccgcggctgcaGCGCGTGGCTTCCGCGAAGCAGCAGCGCGACGGCTCGCCCTCCCCCAGGACCGTGCTCCACGCCCCTCACTACTAcggctgcgccggcggcggcaggaggccgccgacgccgaggaggaccaccGCCAGCGGCTTCGCTGCGACGCCGAGCGCCGGCGTGAGCCTCTTCTCCCTGAGCAAGATCGCAGCACCGGCGGCGGGGACCAAGAGGCACAAAGGCGGCTGCGACGGCCGCGACCATCTCAGCGCAGCGGCCCCGGACGCCCCGTGGggttcgccggcggcgtcgtcggcctcgtcgtcgtcttcgTCGTCCCTGTCCGCCAGCTGCTTCGGCGACgaccccggccaccgccgcgcggcCGACGGGCGCGAGGACGGTtcgtcggaggaggacgagtgcGCCGCGGGGTCCGTGCGGATCACCCGGTTCAGACGGAACCGGAGCCTCCCCGCCATGACCACGTCTCACCTCTGG GCAAGTATCCGAAAGAGCTTCAAGCAGATTACTCCATGGAGCTAG